In Zalophus californianus isolate mZalCal1 chromosome 16, mZalCal1.pri.v2, whole genome shotgun sequence, the sequence CCCCAGGTCCCAGCCTCTCCTCACCAGGCTCCCCagctccttcctgctccctgctccattCCAAATTCCCCTCCTGGGTCCCACAGGCCTGCCCTTGCTCTTGgcaccccctgccctctgctggctGCGGCCCCAGGACCTTCTTATCACTGAGGCCAGACACAGTGTCGATGTACTGCTCCTGGATCATGAAGGCGGCCAGGTTAGCGGTGTAGCTGGCGAGGAAGATGACAGCAAAGAAGGCCCAGACTAGGACCATGATCTTGCTGGTGGTGCCTCGGGGGTTCTCAATGGGCACCGAGTTGTTGAAGACCAGCGCCCACAGCAGCCACACAGACTTGCCGATGGTGAAGGATGGGCCCCCAGACTCTGGGAGTGAGAGGGTGGGCACAGAGGGGACCCAGTTCTTCACTCTGTCCTGGGTGGGGCCCCATCCCCAGCCATCCCCACTCCAGGGCAAGCCAGCCCaccttgtttctctctctccctctcatgtaTCTGATTGGCCCCTGCTGGTTGTCCTCAAGCCAGAGACCTCCCCCAGGATCCAGCCTTCTCTGCGGGGTCCCTGTGGCcctgagccccaccccacccccactccccatgctccctcctcccaggcccagcTGAGAGCTTACTCTTGCCACTGGTGAGGTTCTGGTTGTAGCTGACAGGGCTGAAGTACTCAAACATGAAGACCGTGATGGCCACCACAGTGAGACACATGACAAACATCATCACCCACACCGAAGGGCTGTAGGGCTCTGGGAACAGAGGGAGGCAGCTCAGAAGCCTCACTAccgtccctcccacccacagCCCAGAGTACTGGGTGCAGGCAGGGGCATCCACTTGGTCAGCGTGGCGCCCATCAGGCCGGAGGACTGAGCCAAGGGGTCTCTGACTCTCAGAGCAGCAGAGCCCCAGGAGagaacccccacccccgccccccagggagGTCAGGCTCTCCAGCATTCTCGgttgccctgccccctctgccctgGGACAAgatcccaccaccccaccccaggaaaCTTCCCTTTGGCTGCACATCTCCCCTGGATCCCTGTCGCACCCGCAACtttctttcacagagagagatTTTACACCCTTTGTGCTCTCCCCTCAGTGCCCCATCCCCAGTCTGCAAGGCCTGCAACCTACGCCAtctcccatcctccccctccccctcctggccTGGCCAGATTCCACAAAGCCACGGCAGCTTGCCCAAGgcattttctccttccctctcctccctcccctgccagcaCTGCGAACCACACTCCTGTTCTGCCTGGAATCAGGGTCTCTGAGATCAAGTCTCACTCTTGATCGTACTGACAGGGCCCGGGagccccaggagctggggagaccAACTAAGCTGCTCTGACCAGTCTGCCCAATGGTTTCAGTCTCCCTGAGCAAGGAGGCATCACCGCAGGAAGCACAGGTCCCCTGATGCAATGCCCGTCCTGCAGGGAGGGGGTCTGTTGCCTTCTACGCGTGGCTGAGGAACCCTGCTCAGAGAGGTTtggtgacttgctcaaggccacacagcaggaagaggattctctcctctgctcctggcTGAGGCTGGCCTGTCCTCATGGCTCTCTGTAAACCTCACACTGCAAGTCCCACTGACCTCCTGACAGGGCGCTTGGTGACACCCAGGACTATGGCCATATCCCCAGCAGCTAGTGTGTGTGAGGCTTGGCGCAAAGGGGCGGCCCCACGAACACTGAATTCCCATCAGGTCACAAGCTAGCGTCACGTCCCACTCTCTGGGTCAGCTCCTCCAACTCCCTGGGAAGCTTCCCCCCTAGCGGGTCCTAGCCCACCAGGCACCTCCTAAAGTCAGCCTGCCTTCCCAGCTTTCCTGCCCCCACAtggcccctccaccctcctcacCCAACCCTCGGGCTCAGAATGGAACCCGGGCTTCACCTCTTCTCTCTCCGTCCTACTCTGCTGCAGCTCAGGCCTCCGGCCAACCTCCAAGGCCCCTGCGGCTGCCGGGCTGGCCCTCTGAGGCCCACCGCAAACTCCCTGTTTCCGAGCATGCTCCTCAGACCCTggagccctccctgcccaccccgaGCCGCACCCAGGAAGGCCGATGGGGAGACGGTGCCGTTGCTGCGTGCCACCATCACGCTGATGCCCGTCTCCACGAAGGGCACAGAGAAGTCCACAATCTCGGAGCGCTCCTCGTTGATGGTGAGGGAGCCGATGGCCATGTCTGCCCGCTTGTAGTAGACCTGGGGCCACGGGGGCCAGGCCTGGGTTGGAGGAGGCATCCCACCGGCTGGAGCACCCACCCCAGCCGCTCCCCGGCCACCCTTCTGGCACCCCCCCGGCCTGAGTCGGCTGTTCCTTTCTGGGGTCCTTAGAGCTCCATTGTAGTCCTGACCAGCCCAGGGAGCATTACTGGTGACAGCCCATCTTCCCTGACGGCTGGAAGAGCCTCAGGAGCTGGGCCCAGGCCCCGCCCTGACTGACCCCAGCACAGGAACATCGAGGGGTGGTGGGCAATGTGTGGGGCCTGGGGTGGCCAGCgggcagggggatgggctcagGTGGACCTTGGGGGCAGGCCTACCTCCCCAATCATGCCGTTCCACACGCCCCGAACCCTCTTGCCATGCTTGCCATTGGTCACCAGGTACAGGTCATAGGAGAACTTGACCACCTTGGCCAGCTTCTTGAGGATGTCAATGCAGAAGCCCTTACAGCAAAGCTTGGTGTAGGGGGCTGTGTCACCGCTGCTGCCACCAAGAGACCACCAGAAGTCAGAGCCGGCAGCTTCTCCCCGTTTAGCAGgtggcccccacccccccaccaccccaccacccaagCACAAGCCACACCCGCCTGCCATTGAGTGGCAGCACACAGCTCACACGGGGCCTCCCCATGTGTTCTCGCGGACCTGAAGGTGTGGTTGTTCTGCCTGCGGCAAGGCACGGTGTTGGGCACACAGCCGCCCGTGCCAGGGTCGGGGCTCTCCACGATGACAAAGGGCCGCTCTTCGAGCGTGGCCACTGTCACGTGCCGACTGTCCATAACAGGCTGGAGAGACGCACCATAGCGAGGCCACACCGGGTACTTCATGTGGAGGACGCCGTGGTCCCAGCGCCCCACCTGCAGAGGGTGACCAGCTTCAGCCAGGGACCTCCAGCCCAAGTACCCCAACCTTTGGTTGGGGCCTCCGGTGGGGCCTGCCAGGCCCAAGAATCCCCCTCCCTAACCTAGGGACACCTGGGGCAGGAACATTTGGGGAGCTGGAGAGTCGGGGCAAGGGGCTGGGCATGGACCAGAAGGGAGGgctccctgcagccccctcccagcctctggtCCCTGCACTTTACTGATCTAGCCTCCAAACTGCTGCTGGCCCACCGCATCGACCTCGAGCCCAGACCTGAGCCTGTCTCaccacactccccaccccacccccaccccgacctcAGTATAAAGTTCTTCACCCAGTACTCAAGGCCTTCCCCACTCAGGTCCACCTTacccctcctcaccccactcttcctcctcagcctccaCACCCCAAACACATCACTTAAAAATGCCTCaaaccctctgcccctctgtctaaACCAGGCTAGTATCCCTTCCTGATGGGCTCCTCCCTCCACAGTGCAGCCCAAATGTCCCAACTTCTGTGAATCCTTCCCCAGTTCCCTCCTTTGAAGACAGAACTGATTTCCTGCCCTTCTCTGTGTCCCCATAATGCTTTGCACGTATCTCTCCTCAAACACTGATCTCCCCAAATTCTATATGTTTACATGTCCGTCTGGCCAGCATAGCTGTGGGTGAGTCCCCCAGGAGCAGGACTCTGTGAGGAATGTTTGACAAGTTCTATCGTGGTGGGAGGCTAGGGTGTCATGGGAGCCCTGAGCCGAGGTGCCTCACCCACCCTGGTGCAGTGCAGATGCttcagctgagacctgaaggatgagggGCTGGATGAAGGACAGAAGGGACCCTCTGCTCAGCTGTGGGACAAGAGGGGCTGGGGACAAAATGAGAGGATACAGAGGAACCCTGGGCTCACCCCCTTCTCACCATCTCCCAGAGGCGGTGACGGTTGAGGGCGATCACAACCATGGTGGGCTGGACCAGGTACCCACCAGGGCTGAAGGAGAAGTCTCGGCCCTCCCAGGTGACATTCAGTAGGTGCCTGCGGTGGGGGAGAGAAACCAGGgtgtcccccagccctgcccaggaccagaggcccccacccccaccttctacctcacccccatcaccaccaccaggtAGCCCTGACTGTGCCCTTATTGTTCTCCTTCCCTGTATTGACACACCCCCTCCACAATCCTCAACACACCTTcacacctgcttttttttttcagttgaggagcccaagctcagagaggtgaggtaaCTTGGCCCCAGGCACACAGCTGGTGGGAGGTGTGGCCAGCGAGCCCAAGCTCACTGCAGCCCAGGTCCGTTAAAgcgccctgcccccctcccatgCCCTGGGCAGGAGCCCACCTGTAGAAGGCCTCCCGGGCAGGGCTGGCAGGCCTGGGGTGGCCACGGCAGTCCCCAGCCGGGGAGGGCAGGGCACCATGCTGCCGCTGGTAGCCGTGGGCGCCCAGGGCCAGGATGGCCACGCCGTCGCGGACCTTCTGGCGGAGGCTGAGGCGCCAGCTCTCGGTGACGACGCTGATGAGGCCCACGGGGAAGGTGGCGGGGGGCGCGTCGGTGCTGCCCAGCGCCAGGCTGGGCACCAGCCACACGTGTCCGGGCCCCACCAGACCGGCCTGCGCCGCCTCGGCGAAGAGCACCTCGGCCTCCTCGCGCGAGCAGTAGGCCACCAGCACCGGGGCGTCGACCTGGCGCAGCAGGCGCTGGATGTGCGCGCGCTGCCCGCCGGGGCCCAGCTCCAGCGTGAGCACGTCCAGCAGCCGCCAGCTCAGGTAGCTGGCGTCGGCGACGGCGCGCACCCCGTCCAGGAAGAGCGCGTGCCCCGGGTGCAGGCTGGTGATCACGGCGAACGCGCTCCAGTCGTACTCTTCCAGCACCTTGAACAGCACCTGCAGCTGCTGCTCCAGGGACACGCCCAGCTGCAGGAAGGCGGAGCCCGGctcctgggggcggggtgggggcggggcctgagtcggggcgggggcggcgcgcCCCGCCCCAACTTCTGCTCCCTCCCGCAGTCCCCTGACGAAGATGCCGCCCGCCCCGCGAGCCCCTGTGCCGCAACACCTGCCTCCCGCCCCGACGTGGTTCCTAACCCCTGCTGcccattggaatcacctggagggcttttAAAACTACTCAAGCGGACGAGCAACGCCGGATCAAAAACTAGCCGCATCAGCTGCCCCCGCGGAGCTTGCtggaaatgcacattctcaggcgCATCGCACACCTCTTGGATCAGAACCTGAGGATGGCGCCcatgaatctgtattttaacaagctctTCAGGTAATTCTTGAGCCCCCCAGTTTGGGAAGCGCTGCCTCAGACCAACTGACTCAGAATCTCAGAGATGGGACGCTGGGCGTCTGTATTTTTCTAAAGCCCTGTTAAGGTAGAGAACCACCATGCTGAGGGTTACTGTCGGGCCCAAAGATAACAGGGAAAACAGCATCCTCCACGGAGCCCTGGCAAGGAGAAATTTCCTCCTCTCCACCGCCTGCACATCCCAAATGCGGAGGGCACTGCCTGCTGGCGCCTGGGCTAGCACAATCCCCTCCTAactgtgggctccctgctgcccctgcaGGCCCCCAAGATTTCACCACACTGCGACTGTcccagtcttttttaaaaacgaATCCGGGACAACCCTAAAGGACAAGTAACCCAGTTCCTTCAACAAACAAAttgcaagaaaaagagagatggagcAGGATCCTAGAGATTGAGGCTCAGAACCTACAGCAGCCAATCACTATGTGGAAACCTGATTTGTTTCTTGATCaagcaaacacatttaaaaatatgcatttatgatGTTTATGAAACAATGGGGAAATTTGAATACTGCCTGGATATTTGATGATGTTAAGGAATTGTGttttttagatgtgataatggatggtggttttgttttgaagCCCTTATCTATTAGAGATATATAGAGCAGTATTTCTGGATGGGACAATAGGTCTTTGCCTCAAAATGACACAGAAGAGGGGGAAGTGGGTGGATGTAAGGATGGGGCGGTGTTGGCTGGGGGTGGATGGTTCATGGGGTCATTGTACTCTTCTACTTCTACATATGCTCAAATTtctccacaataaaaaataatcataaaagaaaggcaaaccagATCGGTCTCTCCCCTCAACACTTTCTTGTGCCCCCCAATTACTTAGGATAAAACCCAAATATCTTCCTATGTGCTCAGGATCTCACCTTCCTCTCCAGCCTTCTCTCAAGAACTCCTGGCTCCTTCCACCTGGCTGCCTTCACACCACCTGATGCCTCTGGCTGGAATACTGtccccgctccccccaccccgccacacaCACAACTTGCCAACTCTCCCTCATCCTCCAGATCTTCGATATGATTTCTTAAGAGACCTTCTCTGACCAACACCCTATCCAAATGGGGGCCTTCTTAGACCCTCCTGGCATCCTGTGTTTTTCCTTCAGAACGCTTGTCCCAGCTGAGACTGCAGACAAATGTGTGTTTAGAACTTTCTCACCACAGGATGCAAACTCTGTGAGGGCATGCCACCCCCATGCCTGGGACAGTGACCTGCCACTGGATGGTCTCCCGGCAGGTTAACTGCATCAGGTTCTCCGCCCAGCCTGGCCCTCTGCCGCTGGGTCTGGAGCTTGACCGAAGAAggccagagaaacagagagaaggtgGACCAGGGTTGCCCACCAAAGCCAGAGGTGAGCTTGCCACCCACACCCCCTCATCCAGACACAATGTGAAAGCAGCCCAGAAAGTTTATCTTCTAGAACATGGGAACATCCTTCCCACAGCCTTCTCCCCACCTCGCCCATGTTGCACGCTCAGCCCCTACCTCCCTGCTGGTCCCACCCAATCCCAGCTGCCCAGAACCTAAGTCTGTCCCTGGGCCAGCCTGGCTCCCAGCCCGACGGATGAGAGGACATGAGTTTGGACAGGCACCTTGGGGGTGAGGACCACAGCAGAGCCCCCACTGATGCTGAGAATAGGCACGTGGGTCTGGAAGGAGATGAAGTCCAGGATCTGGGCCACGGCCTCGGTGCCCACGTTGTCCTCAAAGACAATGCCATGGATACGGGCCGCACCTAGGAGCCCGCAGATCTGGGTGAGGAGGCTGCTGGGATTGGTGTTGTTGACCCCCACGGTGAGCGGCTGGATTTCCAGAGGCAGGTCCATGAAGCTCTGGGAGGTGAGACGGGTACGAACTTGGGCCTGTGGTGGCCCCAAGCTGCCAAACACCACGGCCACCGTCATAGCTTGCtcaccctgccccaggcccagccctgcccaggcgCCGAGGAGTGAGGTGAGCAGCAGGGCCGGCCCCAGGGCGCCACCCATGTCCACCGGAGGGTCCTGCAGAGAGATCAGGATAGGtacagggagggagacagaagcacaaagagaaaagCTGAGCAACACCCAGAGTCAGAGACACACATCCcgtgggaaagaaaagagggaaaaaatctcCCTCCACAAAGAAgggtagagagggagagacagccagacagagataaagagaaagagacaggttAGCTGAGCGTCGCCAGGGCagcctggaggggcaggggctagAAGAATGTGAGTCCCCATAGGTGCTCATTCCTTCCATTCTGCTGTTGAACAGCATGCTTGGCTGGAAAGGCCAGACCTTTGGAAACGCATCTGTCTGGGTTCTGCCCCGGTAGAAAGGGACGCTGAAAATGCTAGTATGGTGTCAAAGTCCATAGTTttgagtcagacagacctgagttcaagtcccagctctgccacttagcagCCGTGTGATCCTGGGGGAGTCACTTAGGTTTTCTTGCGATAATCACAGGAACTACCTCGCAGCAGCAAGGAGGTTGCCCACTGCTATCAGCACCCTCATCTTACGGGTGACAGTCCCACATCCAGGGGACGGAGAGTAGCTTCTGTGACACTCTCTGCCCTGCCTCCATATTCTCCATCCTAAACTGAGCCTAACATCCCCGAGGGCCCTGCTCTGTGTGgccctgcctggcacagagcccccCCCTCCTGGGCACCAGAcgtccccacccttcccctctggcCTCAACTAGTAGCAACCATTCCACAGGAGTGTGACACCACCAACTTGGCCAGGGCTCAGGGTCTCCTGAAACCCTGGGGTGTCTTCCACATGAGCTGCTTCCCCAGGCCATCATCGGTGTGCAAGATTTTTCTGACCTAACCCAAGGGCGTGATGTGCGTCCCTGCTAAATAAACATCATTGCTTTGGATCAGAACCAAGAGCCAAGCCAGTGAGTGGTGCCCACTGAGGCAGCGCTCCCTCCCAGCTGCCATCGGCCACTGCTATGCCACCTTCTCCATCTTCATCACATCCCCAGCAAAACTTCTGAACGGGGGAGAGCCAAAGGGTGACCAGGGTGAACCCGGTTTAATTTAGGCTGAGAAGATAGCATTTTTGGCAGGGCCACAGGACTGCAGCTACCACCAATCGGGGACCTCAAGTGACACCTGCAAAGGGCACTGCCGTGCTTGCTCCTCCCTTTCCCAGGCCTTTCTGTGCCCATCTCTGCCCACAGCCCAGGCCCGGTAGGTTCCCTGCCCCCCTGGGCAGCCCCAAGGCTCCCCCATCTCTGCCTCGCAGCGCTGGAGCTCCATGTCTGTGCTGCCCAGAACAGCGACCCCCGGTCACAGGTGACTGTGGGCACTGGAAACTGAGGTCCGCGGTCAGTGTCAAACACAGGCTGGATATGGAAGACTGAGTGGTGTGAGAAAAAGAACGTAAACTATCTCAGGGATATTCTTTATATTGATGACACGTTGAAGTAATACTCTCCATACACTGAGTTAAACAAAATAAACCGCTAGaactaatttcacctgtttccttttactttttctaatgtTGCCACAGAAAATTTACAATGACACCTGCAGCACTCCTGTTGCTTCTTTAGGACAACATGACTCTAGATGTAGGACCCaggccctcccccaaccccaggggGGCACTACCCCCAGAGACTCCCTCGATGGGCAGGTGTCCTCTGGGATTGGGGTAGAGAAGGACAGGCAGTTGAGGCAGGTGGTGCCTCTCACCCGGAGTGATCACAGAATACCTCTGGAGGGAGGGGTCCCATCAGGGAAGTCTCTCTGTGCTTCCAATAGCCAAGGGCAGATTCAAAGAGATTCAGATCCCAGAGTCTTATCACCACATGACCTCCAGCCTCCCCCACAAGGCAGGAGGGTCAtacccccagccctggccccccaACCTCTCCACCTCCCATCCACCTCACTCTCCCCGCACCCATTGATCTGAAATGTTGTTCTGGGCGCTGCACCCCTCCTCACACGACACAGCTGCTCCCTGGTGCCCACAGATGAAGTCCAGGCACCTTGGTCCCATGACTAGGGCCCCACACACCTGACACCAACCCATTGTCTCCCCTCCACAGAGCCCACACTCCTGCCAGTCTGTTAGCCAGACAGCCCCTCACTGTTCTCATCTCCGGGTCTCTGCTCAGTTGTCCCCTTGGGCTGGAATGCCCTCTTCCCACAGCTTCTCTCTTGTCTACACAACAAAATTCCAGAATTTTCAGAGCCCAACCTAAATCCCTCTCCCACTGGGCACCTGCCCTATTTCCCCCAGGCTCTGGACACGTGCAGTGAGAAGATATAGGGTCTGGGTGGGGCTGTAGgccacctccttcctcctgccgtacctccctccctccctccctggggttGGGAAGCTCCCCGCTGGGCCACTGCACTGATTGGCAGGTATTTGCCCACTCAATGATGCCCCTGCCACATACCTGACTTTCTCTTAGGAACCGCACTCTCTCATGGTCTCCCACCTTTCACTAACGGGCTAAGTTAGTGAACACTGGGACCCCATAAAGGCCCAGGGGACCGTCGCAATGGTCAATTCTCTGAAACCTTCGGCATCACCTTGAGCTCCCTGAGCACCTGCATGTGTTCATGGCTCTTGCCGCCGCCGccgagcccccctcccccattcccaggCAAGCTTCCCCGACACGgatgtgcgcacatgcacactcacacccCAGACCCTGGTGGCTACCCCCTCTCCCAGGCCAGGAGCTTTGCCCCAGGAAGGGGCCCCAGCCACCAGCTGCGCTGCTTCGGGGGAGCAGAGGGACCCGAGCTGCTCTTGCCGTATCCACTGCCCTTTGGTAAGCGGCCTCTACTTTGTCGTcgggtttccttccttccttgacttGTGCTGAGCTAAAATCCGAACCCAGGCGTCAGGGGAGAAGACCGCCCCTGCATCTTACTTGCACTGGCGCGGGCACCAAAGTCTCCCTCCACGATgaactctccccctccccgctgaTTCCgtcccggccccccccccccccggggggcgccccgccccctccccttggCAGGAATCTCTTACATTCGGGCTGTGAAGTTCGGGGTATTTTTAGGCCGGCGATAAATAATTCATAGGGAACGTGGCATCAGGCTCCCCCCGCGGGAGGACGGGGCGCGAGCGACGAGAGCCACCGTCACCCGCGTCTCAAGGACACTCGCgatgcggcggcggcggcggcggcggcggcgactcCGGGCTCCGGGACCCGTGCCACGCCTCCTGGCGGCCAGACTGGGCACCACGTCCGCGCCCCCCGCCGCGCTGCTACAGCCCACCCTCTCCCCGCAGGCGTCCCCGGTTCctaggccccccacccccactccccgcaAACCCCGCAGGttgcggggtgggaggggagagctCGCCTGGCAGGCCGGACTGTGGGCGGGATACCAGGACTTGGGGCGAACCCAGAAATCTGGTTTCCAATCTACCGGGTCCCCTTCAAGCTCCTATCCAAATTCTTAGTACGACGGAGTTAAGGAGCAGACTTGAAACCGACTGGCGCAGCCAGAAACTAGACGGGCTGCAAGATAGAAGCACATGAGCCTTCCTCGATTTCCCTGTGGCCCTGGGTCGGAGACCGAGCGAGGGCGGTACCACCACGGGAGGGCTGGGGGACCGAGCCAGAAGTCCCGCCCGGTGAGCAGGGCTGGGAACCAGGGTGGTGCCAGTGTCAAGAACCCGGCTGCGATCCCCGCTTCGCTCACCCAGCAGGACCTTCCTTTGGGTCGTGGGGCGCACCCTTGGGAATTTTCTGGCTGCTTGATGCCTTGCCTTCACAagtccctggccctgccctcctaGACCTGGGCACGAAACGCCTTCCGCAGCAGGAGGCTCCGGGCTTCCCTTCCCCGCCGTCGGGGATCCTTGTCGAAGCCCCGGGAGACCTGAGCAACCCGCTGGTGCGACAGCCAGGGCCCAGCGCTCCGGGGCTCACGGTTCCCCCATGGTCCTCTTCGTCCAGCCTTCCTTTTGCGCCTTTGCGCCCTCGGAGACCGGGGTCCCCACCACCCCGGGAAGCCCGCGCTGATTCCCTGAGGTCAGAGGAGGGAGCGTTACGCGGGGCAGAGGAGCGGAAGAaggagagctgggggtgggggatgggataagGATCTGGGGGACTCGCAGCGTGTGAAGGGGCGGGGGTGTCAAGGGAGAGGCGCGCAGAAGGTGCTCGGCAGACCTCCGGGAGGCGGGGGTCCGAGCTCCCGGAGCCACCGACAGCCCCCTTTCGTCCTCTCTGCCCAGGCGCTCTCCAGCCCCCTTCGCGCAGTGGCGGCCCCCGCTCCTGGCCCAGCTCCTCGCCCCAGCGGCTTCCAGCAGCAACAGTTGCGGGGGCCGGCGGCCCAGACTCCCGCGTCCCcgcaccgccccctcccccgcggcGCCGGACGCCCAGCGAAGGAGGAGCTGGAGGGCTCGGCGACCCGGGGGGAGACGAACGTCTCGGGCGCTTCACCCGCGTCCTTCCCTCGCGTCCGCCGCGCGCCTGTCACCTCGGCCTCCCTGCCTCGCCTCCCCTCCGCCCGCCCGGGTCCGAACCCCAGGCCTGGTCCCCGAGGGTCCCGGGTCCCCAGCCGCCCCCTCCTCGGGCTCCCCGGGCCGGCCAGACTGTCCCCGGGAGTCCCGCGTCTGTCTCCGCCGTCCTTGCCCGCGCGGCGCCCGAGCCCAGCCCCAAGTTGGCGGCGAAGTTGGCGTCCCCGGCTCGCCACCCGCCACTCACCGGGGGGAAGGGGCGCTGCACCCGCGCCGAGAGCCCGCGCCGGCCGCCTCCCGCACGCTGCATGTCCCGGAGCCTCGGCCCCGCGCGCTGGCGCGCTCCGTCCTAGCACGGCGGGCACCGGCGCCTGGGCAACGCGGGGCCCGTGTCGGTCGGTGGCGCGGCCTGGCGGGCTGAGCTGGCcgggcccccgcccccgcgccccgcgccctcCCGGAGTCCGCTCGGCGCCCGGCTCCGTCCCGTGCTGGGCTGCACGCCGCGCCTCTGGCTCCCAGGGCTCGCCAGCCGGCCGTGGCGGAGCGCTCGCCGCCGCCCGCACGGGCCCGCCCCACCGGGGCCCGccgcctccgccccgccccggcccgccccgccgcccgctTCAGGCCCCTCCTTGCCCGCCCGCGCGCGGGACGCCTGggtcccttctcccttccccaggacTGTGTCCCCAGACCTGACACTCGGGGCCAAGTGCTGCCTCGGAGAAAACCGCAGCCGGTTTGGAGCCCTGGGTTCGAGCCCACagctcactagctgtgtgaccttgggccagttaaTTCCGAGGGCCCCGGTCTCTGAAGTGAGACCAGCCTCTGGGCCTGGCATAAAAGACGGTGAACACGCCTTGTAAACTGTAGAGCACTACAGTGACGaggtactatttttaaaaggcttgtCCATGTGGCTGGAAACCAAGAGGTGGGAAGGCCTTGGGAGTGGACAGAAAGGGAGGACCCATACCAGATGCTCTCGGCCACAGGATGGCCTGGGGCAACCTGCTGCCCAGACTCCTTactcctgcttt encodes:
- the GRIN2C gene encoding glutamate receptor ionotropic, NMDA 2C, which codes for MQRAGGGRRGLSARVQRPFPPDPPVDMGGALGPALLLTSLLGAWAGLGLGQGEQAMTVAVVFGSLGPPQAQVRTRLTSQSFMDLPLEIQPLTVGVNNTNPSSLLTQICGLLGAARIHGIVFEDNVGTEAVAQILDFISFQTHVPILSISGGSAVVLTPKEPGSAFLQLGVSLEQQLQVLFKVLEEYDWSAFAVITSLHPGHALFLDGVRAVADASYLSWRLLDVLTLELGPGGQRAHIQRLLRQVDAPVLVAYCSREEAEVLFAEAAQAGLVGPGHVWLVPSLALGSTDAPPATFPVGLISVVTESWRLSLRQKVRDGVAILALGAHGYQRQHGALPSPAGDCRGHPRPASPAREAFYRHLLNVTWEGRDFSFSPGGYLVQPTMVVIALNRHRLWEMVGRWDHGVLHMKYPVWPRYGASLQPVMDSRHVTVATLEERPFVIVESPDPGTGGCVPNTVPCRRQNNHTFSSGDTAPYTKLCCKGFCIDILKKLAKVVKFSYDLYLVTNGKHGKRVRGVWNGMIGEVYYKRADMAIGSLTINEERSEIVDFSVPFVETGISVMVARSNGTVSPSAFLEPYSPSVWVMMFVMCLTVVAITVFMFEYFSPVSYNQNLTSGKKSGGPSFTIGKSVWLLWALVFNNSVPIENPRGTTSKIMVLVWAFFAVIFLASYTANLAAFMIQEQYIDTVSGLSDKKFQRPQDQYPPFRFGTVPNGSTERNIRSNYRDMHTHMVKFNQRSVEDALTSLKMGKLDAFIYDAAVLNYMAGKDEGCKLVTIGSGKVFATTGYGIAMQKDSHWKRAIDLALLQFLGDGETQKLETVWLSGICQNEKNEVMSSKLDIDNMAGVFYMLLVAMGLALLVFAWEHLVYWKLRHSVPNTSRLDFLLAFSRGIYSCFSGVQSLASPVRPPSPDLTAGSAQANVLKMLQAARDMVTTAGVSSSLDRAARTIESWGSGRRAPPPPARPGPSPEPSPTGWGPPGGGRAAPGRRAPQPPGRPPTPRPSLPDVSRVSGWSAREAGRQVRAGRGGWHLRASERRALPERPLSSERCHYSSFPRADRSGRPFLPLFPEPPEPEDLPLLGPEQLARREALLRAAWARGPSPRHASLPSSVAEAFARPRSLPAGCGRPACGRSAQAPLMRLPSYWEACQEGVWARVPAWPHRQPACLHAHAHLPLCWGAICPPLPPCASHGPWLTGAWGPPGHRGRTLGLSTGYRDSAGLEEVSRVACGTHGFPGPCTWRRISSLESEV